One window from the genome of Ascaphus truei isolate aAscTru1 unplaced genomic scaffold, aAscTru1.hap1 HAP1_SCAFFOLD_329, whole genome shotgun sequence encodes:
- the LOC142483495 gene encoding uncharacterized protein LOC142483495 — protein sequence MRDDATLTLVITVTGTVLDTSCPKIPSLPLNIGQLLNYGVTDCLLNSVLKIVKIPTSKLDLSTLKLIEIFPGLLDVAVGDILKVEINAINLSIKTIAGSASVTVTLNVVIISESDKLIEVHVTVVLVATHNINGANLELTLCLKSEIEVEITVVTTHQQCGCANAATEVKQTVIDLLNLYLNVCLKVPTIPLPVPIPVPIPTTPIPPCQQVEASCSCAIPK from the exons CTTGTTATCACAGTAACAGGAACCGTTCTGGACACAAGTTGCCCCAAAATACCATCTCTACCATTGAATATCGGACAGCTGTTGAATTATGGAGTTACTGATTGCCTTTTAAATTCTGTTCTTAAAATAGTAAAGATTCCAACATCAAAA CTCGACCTATCCACACTCAAACTCATAGAAATTTTCCCTGGG TTACTCGATGTTGCTGTAGGAGACATCCTGAAGGTGGAAATTAACGCCATAAATCTTTCGATAAAAACAATAGCTGGATCAGCGTCAGTGACCGTTACCTTGAACGTGGTCATAATCAGTGAATCCGACAAGTTGATTGAAGTACATGTT ACCGTGGTTTTAGTTGCGACCCATAACATCAATGGAGCCAACTTGGAACTTACACTGTGTCTAAAGAG TGAAATTGAAGTTGAAATAACTGTGGTCACCACACACCAACAGTGCGGCTGCGCA AACGCAGCCACCGAAGTCAAGCAGACGGTGATCGATCTACTCAACTTGTACCTGAACGTATGCCTAAAAG TCCCCACTATACCTTTACCAGTACCAATTCCGGTACCAATTCCAACGACACCAATACCACCATGCCAACAAGTCGAG GCATCTTGCTCTTGTGCCATTCCAAAGTGA